From Candidatus Rokuibacteriota bacterium:
TGGGGGAGGACCTGGCGGGTCGGGGACACGAGGTGCATTTCATTAGCTACGAGCGACCGTTTCGTCTGCGTGCGGACGGGCCACGGCTGTATTTCCATCCCGTCGTGATCAACGACTACGAGCTGTTCAAATTTCCCGACTATACCTTGCCGCTCTCGGTGCGCATGGCCGAAGTGAGCCGCGATCATCGGCTGGACGTGCTTCATGTGCACTACGCCGTGCCGCACGCGACGGCCGCGATCCTCGCCCGATCGATGCTCCCGCGGGAACAACAGCCTCGCGTGGTCACGACGTTGCACGGCACGGACACGACGCTGCTTGGCCATGATGCAGGGTACGCTCCGGCCATCAAGCACGCCCTGACCTATTCGGACGCGGTCACGGCGGTGTCCGAGTCTCTGAAGCGGGAGACCCAGCGGGTGTTCGACTTCGGTGGCTCGATCGAGGTCATCCACAATTTCTTCGTCCCACGCCCGCCACGCCGCTCGCGCGAGGAGGTGCGCCGCGAGCTCGGCCTGCGGGACGAAGTCGTCGTGTTCCACTCCTCCAATCTCCGTTCGGGGAAGCGCATCGATCTCTTGCTGGAGACCGTCGCCCGCGTCCGCCCGCGCGACGCCTTCAGGCTCCTCATCCTCGCAGGAGAACCGTTCGCGCCGTTCGCCGAACACGTGCGGCGGCTCGGCCTGGCTGACCGCGTGATCGTCCGCGAGAAGGTCACCGATATCGAGGACTACCTTCAGGTCGCCGACGTCGGGCTGTTCACCTCTGAAACGGAGAGTTTTTGTCTGAGCATCCTCGAAGCCATGTGTTTCGGCTGCCCGAGCGTCTCGACCCGCGTTGGTGGGATCCCAGAGGTGGTTGAAGACAATCGGAGCGGCCTGCTGGTTCCGTTCGGCGACGTCGCTGCACTTGCCGGCGCGCTCGAGGGCTTGATCCACGACAAGACACGCCGGGGCGCCCTCGGCCGGGCCGCACAGGCTCGCGCGCGTGAACG
This genomic window contains:
- the bshA gene encoding N-acetyl-alpha-D-glucosaminyl L-malate synthase BshA — translated: MAPGETLRIGITCYPSVGGSGVLATALGEDLAGRGHEVHFISYERPFRLRADGPRLYFHPVVINDYELFKFPDYTLPLSVRMAEVSRDHRLDVLHVHYAVPHATAAILARSMLPREQQPRVVTTLHGTDTTLLGHDAGYAPAIKHALTYSDAVTAVSESLKRETQRVFDFGGSIEVIHNFFVPRPPRRSREEVRRELGLRDEVVVFHSSNLRSGKRIDLLLETVARVRPRDAFRLLILAGEPFAPFAEHVRRLGLADRVIVREKVTDIEDYLQVADVGLFTSETESFCLSILEAMCFGCPSVSTRVGGIPEVVEDNRSGLLVPFGDVAALAGALEGLIHDKTRRGALGRAAQARARERFSAEIIVPRYEALYRRLCR